Proteins encoded within one genomic window of Episyrphus balteatus chromosome 1, idEpiBalt1.1, whole genome shotgun sequence:
- the LOC129905273 gene encoding phospholipase A1-like, with the protein MIHGFNGYYLGEENTLLREALLLNGDKREFNFISVDWSVWSETINYISAKNKCSKTGQLVAEFIDWLHKSANLSFDTLALYGHSLGAHIAGFAGKNVKGGQIDTIIGLDPAMPLFSVKKTDKRLADSDAKYVETIHTNGGLLGFYNPIGRTSFYPNGGKVQPGCESDITGICSHIRSAYYLAEALKFPNRNGLRGIRCRDFESLQNGNCNQYALRSNLGDPQNAGHSFGIFYLETNSESPFGIYN; encoded by the coding sequence ATGATCCACGGTTTTAATGGTTACTATCTGGGTGAAGAGAATACACTTCTAAGAGAAGCACTTTTGTTAAATGGAGATAAGAgagaattcaattttatatcTGTCGATTGGAGTGTTTGGAGTGAAACCATTAACTACATATCGGCTAAGAATAAATGCTCAAAAACTGGCCAACTTGTTGCTGAGTTTATAGATTGGTTGCATAAGAGTGCTAATCTTTCATTCGATACGCTAGCTCTGTATGGTCACAGTTTAGGAGCACATATTGCTGGATTTGCTGGCAAAAATGTTAAAGGTGGACAAATTGATACAATTATTGGCTTAGATCCAGCAATGCCATTGTTTAGTGTGAAGAAAACTGATAAACGTTTAGCAGATAGTGATGCCAAATATGTTGAAACTATTCATACAAATGGTGGACTTTTGGGATTTTATAATCCAATTGGAAGGACATCATTCTATCCGAATGGTGGGAAAGTTCAACCAGGATGTGAAAGTGATATAACTGGAATTTGTTCGCATATCAGGAGTGCATATTATTTGGCAGAAGCTTTGAAGTTTCCCAATAGAAATGGACTACGTGGAATTAGATGTAGAGATTTTGAAAGTTTGCAAAATGGTAATTGTAATCAGTATGCTTTGAGATCTAATTTAGGTGATCCACAAAATGCTGGACATTCGTTTGGGATATTTTATTTGGAAACTAATAGTGAATCACCATTTGGAATTTATAACTAA